One genomic window of Hippocampus zosterae strain Florida chromosome 12, ASM2543408v3, whole genome shotgun sequence includes the following:
- the tmem177 gene encoding transmembrane protein 177, whose protein sequence is MAFSFLKYAVLLQKYRTPLLVASCGGIFAANMFYHVFPDVSYRQLYQAWYKGEPVTLSDKLEDLFQQVLKDYSGSSSKNFSAFASFGFHPVSAGVPWLPAGAQIGIPANFNSTDDDRSGITNRTIFINGKAVEWDSEMGTALKDSLVFSLQAQKFAIAREVARLQSGAPIVSAAVAPFCLGGVWVYSVVLKQVFSLHAGPALLRGAVNLVALGLGAVSYFLTLDAVTQWSDYWSDRRAAGVSRDYANGGVEFYDKILSRNKTLRALMGKKGEEMYAPSGNLFPANILQLKHTPYTSRREGILALMKRDKI, encoded by the exons atgGCATTTAGCTTCCTCAAGTATGCGGTGCTTCTTCAGAAGTACAGAACTCCGTTGCTCGTGGCGAGCTGCGGTGGCATCTTTGCGGCCAACATGTTCTACCACGTATTCCCTGACGTGTCGTACCGCCAGCTCTACCAGGCGTGGTACAAAGGGGAGCCAGTCACCCTTTCTGACAAGCTGGAGGACCTTTTCCAGCAG GTGCTAAAAGACTACAGCGGTAGCTCATCCAAGAACTTCTCTGCCTTCGCCTCCTTTGGTTTTCATCCAGTCAGTGCTGGTGTCCCATGGCTCCCTGCAGGGGCCCAAATTGGCATCCCAGCGAACTTTAACAGCACGGACGATGACCGCAGTGGCATCACGAACCGgactattttcatcaatggcaaAGCAGTGGAGTGGGACAGTGAGATGGGCACGGCTCTCAAGGACTCCCTGGTGTTCTCCCTCCAAGCACAGAAATTCGCCATAGCGCGAGAGGTGGCACGTTTACAGTCAGGCGCACCCATTGTGAGTGCTGCAGTTGCCCCCTTTTGCCTGGGTGGGGTTTGGGTGTACAGCGTGGTGCTGAAGCAAGTGTTCAGCCTTCACGCTGGACCCGCTTTGTTGCGTGGAGCCGTGAATCTTGTTGCGCTGGGGCTTGGCGCCGTATCCTACTTCCTCACCTTGGACGCTGTCACCCAGTGGTCCGATTACTGGTCAGACCGGCGGGCCGCCGGGGTCTCCCGTGACTATGCGAACGGCGGGGTGGAGTTTTATGACAAGATTCTGTCCAGAAACAAAACCCTGCGTGCActcatgggaaaaaaaggagaagagaTGTATGCGCCCAGTGGGAACTTGTTTCCCGCCAACATCCTTCAACTGAAGCACACACCGTACACCTCAAGGAGGGAGGGCATCCTCGCGCTAATGAAAAGGGACAAGATTTAA